One genomic window of Methanosarcina acetivorans C2A includes the following:
- a CDS encoding helix-turn-helix transcriptional regulator has product MDPSCLIKTIFLSEKRKNVLVLLLKEGPKSIDEIKEALDVNSSALMPQIKKLLKWDLVTYDPVEDNYKLSDMGVLIVEKIEEFLNIINIYVENHEYWETRDLSEIPYHMRKRIGNLKHCELLEADRDCLFEFHPTFVENVLASKYVMMASSTFQPQTVSIFSKLLKRNAKVSFVLTEQVFDKFFDDFPDQCKCFLSHENMSVSMRSGHIGPLTLVVTNNFMALWLFDKNGRFDGTTLLSYEESALKWGRELFTYYSSISNMVYIDPDSGKMEFTGYNITKASKF; this is encoded by the coding sequence TTGGACCCATCTTGCCTGATAAAAACAATCTTCTTATCCGAAAAAAGAAAAAATGTACTGGTTCTTCTCCTGAAAGAAGGGCCAAAGAGCATCGATGAAATAAAAGAGGCTCTTGATGTCAATTCAAGTGCCCTTATGCCCCAGATAAAGAAACTTCTTAAATGGGACCTCGTAACCTATGACCCAGTTGAAGACAACTATAAGTTATCGGATATGGGAGTCCTTATTGTTGAAAAAATCGAGGAATTTCTGAATATTATCAACATTTATGTAGAAAACCATGAGTACTGGGAAACCCGCGACCTTAGTGAAATCCCGTATCATATGAGAAAAAGGATCGGGAACCTGAAGCATTGTGAGCTTCTGGAAGCAGACAGAGACTGTCTCTTTGAATTCCATCCGACCTTTGTCGAAAATGTCCTTGCCTCAAAATATGTTATGATGGCAAGCTCCACCTTTCAGCCCCAGACAGTCAGCATCTTTTCAAAGCTCCTCAAAAGGAACGCAAAGGTTTCTTTCGTACTTACGGAGCAGGTTTTCGATAAGTTTTTTGACGATTTCCCGGACCAATGTAAGTGTTTCCTCTCTCATGAAAACATGAGTGTTTCCATGCGTAGCGGGCATATAGGCCCTCTTACTCTTGTTGTAACGAACAACTTTATGGCACTCTGGCTCTTTGACAAGAACGGACGATTTGACGGGACCACACTTCTAAGTTACGAGGAAAGCGCACTTAAATGGGGAAGAGAACTCTTCACTTATTACTCCAGCATCTCAAATATGGTATATATAGACCCAGATTCCGGAAAAATGGAGTTCACGGGCTATAATATCACAAAAGCCAGTAAATTCTGA
- a CDS encoding DUF1699 family protein, whose translation MKIRVVSSREEIFTLNPNERIVHLAFRPSNKDIFSLVENCPKIEVIQLPKSYRRTVSKSIEMFLEMQRIQLIEGDVWGHRKDINEYYRIPSSIIEEIKELKIEGKSTEAIEEKVSRESKLNPEMVAYILRKDVTA comes from the coding sequence TTGAAAATAAGGGTTGTGAGTTCTAGAGAAGAAATCTTTACATTGAATCCCAACGAAAGAATAGTTCACCTGGCATTCAGGCCTTCAAACAAGGATATTTTTTCCCTGGTCGAGAACTGCCCGAAGATTGAGGTAATACAGCTTCCGAAATCATACAGGCGCACGGTCTCAAAGTCCATAGAAATGTTCCTTGAAATGCAGCGCATCCAGCTCATAGAAGGAGATGTCTGGGGACACAGGAAAGATATAAACGAATACTACCGCATTCCTTCCTCTATAATTGAGGAGATTAAGGAACTGAAAATCGAAGGCAAGTCCACTGAGGCTATCGAAGAAAAAGTCTCAAGGGAAAGCAAACTTAACCCTGAAATGGTTGCATACATCCTCAGAAAGGATGTTACTGCATGA
- a CDS encoding uroporphyrinogen decarboxylase family protein, producing the protein MVSEMTSKERVFAMLNRKPVDRVPVITGSVMVKEYIEKSGSSWPDYHSNAEMMVNTVSLMHTDAGLDNIVMPFGMFIESMALGLEVKMGRIDIQPSVRSFFNKPEEVKYDNFLEDKYVQTTLDAIKLAKEKYPDAAVTAFLVAPITLAGDLMGAENLSMLSIKCLQKEKQMQKMKDWISIALEINKIYAEACVEAGADILYYSDASASPNLVMPEFYYQVAVPAEKEIGDFVHHLGCPWELHICGDTVPIIEGMASTGADCLSVEQAVNMEEATKIAGDVPVVGNVTPLLMVEGTEAQIIEETRKGLDGGAKASMLGCGTPPLSSSDKLKTWVKAAADWSADKL; encoded by the coding sequence ATGGTATCTGAGATGACCTCAAAAGAAAGGGTCTTTGCAATGCTCAACAGAAAGCCTGTTGACAGGGTCCCGGTGATCACAGGCTCTGTTATGGTCAAGGAATATATAGAGAAGAGCGGGAGTTCCTGGCCCGATTACCACAGCAATGCAGAGATGATGGTCAATACTGTGAGCCTTATGCATACCGACGCCGGGCTTGACAATATTGTAATGCCTTTTGGAATGTTCATAGAATCAATGGCTCTTGGCCTTGAAGTGAAGATGGGAAGAATTGATATTCAGCCTTCGGTAAGGAGCTTTTTCAACAAGCCCGAGGAGGTAAAATATGACAACTTCCTTGAAGACAAATATGTACAAACCACACTTGACGCCATAAAACTAGCAAAGGAAAAATACCCCGACGCAGCAGTTACGGCTTTTCTCGTAGCTCCCATAACACTTGCAGGAGACCTCATGGGTGCTGAGAACCTGTCCATGCTCAGCATCAAGTGCCTCCAGAAGGAAAAACAAATGCAAAAAATGAAGGACTGGATTTCGATAGCCCTGGAAATTAACAAGATCTATGCCGAGGCCTGTGTCGAAGCCGGAGCCGATATCCTGTACTACTCGGATGCATCCGCATCCCCCAACCTGGTAATGCCTGAGTTTTACTACCAGGTAGCTGTTCCTGCTGAAAAAGAGATAGGGGACTTCGTGCACCACCTAGGATGCCCCTGGGAACTTCACATCTGCGGAGATACCGTCCCGATCATTGAAGGAATGGCATCCACAGGCGCAGACTGCCTCAGTGTAGAACAGGCTGTTAATATGGAAGAAGCAACCAAGATCGCCGGAGACGTGCCTGTTGTCGGGAATGTGACCCCCCTCCTGATGGTCGAAGGCACGGAAGCTCAAATTATAGAAGAAACAAGAAAAGGGCTTGACGGCGGAGCAAAAGCAAGTATGCTCGGATGTGGAACCCCACCCCTGAGCAGTTCGGACAAGCTCAAAACCTGGGTAAAAGCTGCAGCTGACTGGTCTGCAGATAAGCTTTGA
- a CDS encoding formylmethanofuran dehydrogenase subunit A, which yields MAGTITIKNGYVFDPLNEINGEIMDIFIRDGKVVKELSAAEIKESKIIDASGMTVMPGGVDSHSHVAGPKVNTGRMMRPEDHYKANLKKTSLTHSGSGYTVPSVYKQGYDYAAMGYTTVFEPAIPPLEARHAHEEMCATPLLDMGGYLVLGNNFFLMHYLRDGDLERAAAYVAWMMKTHKTYGIKCVNPAGVENWGWGKNVGSLDEANIHFEITPREVIKGLAEVNERLGMPVPIHLHANNLGHPGCYTITKDSLKIPDGVKTRQNMDVEWAETKMDPSRDRSIYLAHLMFNSFGGTTWADFESKVKDIAGYINNKDHVVIDSGCTPFGEATSMTGDGPAIHDLYVLTGNKWSNTDVEMECGSGVIPFTYLKSNPVHSVQWAMGLECLLLINDPWKTIMTTDSPNGGPFTKYPEVMTWIMSEAFRKQTFGECHKWANDRSALGGVNRELSLYDLAILTRANPAKTIGMAHRKGSLGEGADGDVTVYNLNPQQLDPNNYEALLRTFRKAEYTVKGGEIVAVKGEIVSLPEKRTYYSEVHVENEREKEMLADVKEWFRYYTLGFANYPTPEKYLANPTPIQVNGER from the coding sequence ATGGCAGGAACAATTACAATCAAGAACGGATACGTCTTTGACCCTCTCAATGAAATTAATGGGGAAATTATGGATATTTTCATCAGAGACGGAAAAGTTGTAAAAGAGCTTTCTGCAGCCGAAATTAAAGAATCAAAGATTATTGATGCTTCCGGTATGACGGTAATGCCTGGAGGCGTTGATTCTCATTCTCACGTTGCAGGCCCAAAGGTCAATACCGGAAGGATGATGCGCCCTGAAGATCACTATAAAGCAAACCTTAAGAAGACTTCACTAACTCATTCAGGTTCAGGTTACACTGTTCCTTCCGTTTACAAACAGGGGTATGATTATGCAGCAATGGGTTACACAACAGTATTTGAACCTGCAATTCCTCCTCTTGAAGCTCGCCACGCTCATGAAGAGATGTGTGCAACTCCACTCCTTGATATGGGAGGATATCTGGTACTGGGAAACAACTTCTTTTTGATGCACTATCTCAGAGACGGAGATCTTGAAAGAGCTGCTGCTTATGTGGCCTGGATGATGAAAACTCATAAAACTTATGGAATCAAATGCGTCAACCCTGCAGGAGTAGAAAACTGGGGATGGGGTAAAAATGTAGGTTCTCTTGACGAAGCCAACATCCACTTCGAAATTACTCCGCGGGAAGTGATAAAGGGACTTGCCGAGGTCAACGAACGCCTCGGTATGCCAGTACCTATCCATCTGCATGCAAACAACCTGGGGCACCCCGGCTGCTATACAATTACGAAAGATTCTCTCAAAATTCCCGATGGCGTAAAGACCAGGCAAAATATGGACGTGGAATGGGCAGAAACAAAAATGGATCCCTCAAGGGACCGTTCCATATATCTTGCCCACCTGATGTTCAACAGTTTTGGGGGCACCACATGGGCAGATTTCGAATCCAAAGTTAAGGATATTGCGGGATATATCAACAACAAGGATCACGTAGTAATCGACAGTGGGTGCACTCCTTTCGGAGAAGCCACGTCTATGACCGGAGACGGGCCTGCCATTCACGATCTTTACGTACTTACAGGAAACAAGTGGTCGAATACCGACGTTGAGATGGAGTGCGGGTCAGGTGTCATTCCCTTTACCTATCTCAAGTCCAATCCCGTACACAGCGTGCAGTGGGCAATGGGTCTTGAATGTCTTTTACTTATCAATGATCCCTGGAAGACGATCATGACCACGGACAGCCCCAACGGTGGACCGTTTACGAAATATCCTGAGGTAATGACCTGGATAATGTCCGAGGCTTTCAGGAAGCAGACCTTCGGTGAATGCCACAAGTGGGCAAATGACAGGAGTGCACTCGGAGGCGTAAACCGTGAGCTTTCCCTCTACGACCTTGCGATCCTGACCAGGGCCAATCCTGCCAAGACAATTGGCATGGCTCACAGAAAAGGCTCTCTCGGAGAGGGCGCAGACGGAGATGTTACAGTCTACAACTTAAACCCTCAGCAGCTTGACCCGAACAACTACGAAGCCCTCCTCAGGACTTTCAGAAAGGCAGAATACACTGTAAAGGGAGGAGAAATTGTGGCGGTTAAAGGAGAGATTGTTTCCCTGCCTGAGAAGCGGACTTACTATTCCGAAGTGCACGTAGAAAATGAGCGGGAAAAGGAGATGCTGGCTGACGTGAAGGAATGGTTCAGGTACTACACTCTGGGCTTTGCCAACTACCCGACTCCAGAGAAATACCTGGCAAACCCGACTCCCATACAGGTAAACGGTGAGAGGTGA
- a CDS encoding MFS transporter: protein MGINQEKMSKVMKYRWVVFVILAFAYFFVYFHRVSTAVVAADIMNTFGVGAASIGLLGSAYFYAYTAMQLPSGILSDSWGVKKTAGVFTLLAAVGAVLTGVASNFTMVLIGRVLIGIGVAMVYIPVMKVLAIWFKKNEFASMSGVLLAIGNIGALSAAGPLAIMAAAFGDWQKVFLMLGLFSVLLAVAIFVLVKDKPEEMGCPTIPEIEAYEKGERYIPPKAVEKIPMGEALRQTFSSGMKFWPLSIWFFFMYGSLMVYQGLWGGPFFRDVLGWDQGTYAGILSFIAIGMIFGCPIAGYLSDKVLKSRKKVLIAGTAVYIVLWGVIWSQAGNITSTTAYTLIHFLFGFFGGFFIVSYAQIKEWFPASIVGTATGAYNIFPFLGGAIFMTLTGKMMEVSDGAVASVAQYKSVWLLMFACMVFAFLCLLVSKEKGAENTATPVKITEAGEVPVGSQR from the coding sequence ATGGGAATTAATCAGGAAAAAATGAGTAAAGTAATGAAATACCGCTGGGTGGTTTTTGTTATTCTCGCCTTCGCGTATTTCTTTGTGTATTTCCACCGCGTATCTACCGCAGTAGTTGCGGCTGACATCATGAATACATTCGGAGTGGGCGCTGCCTCTATAGGGCTGCTCGGGTCCGCCTACTTCTATGCCTACACGGCAATGCAACTTCCAAGCGGGATTTTAAGTGACAGCTGGGGTGTAAAAAAGACAGCCGGAGTTTTCACCCTGCTTGCTGCAGTCGGAGCCGTCCTTACCGGAGTTGCCTCCAACTTTACCATGGTCCTTATCGGAAGAGTGTTAATAGGGATCGGAGTGGCAATGGTCTACATCCCTGTAATGAAGGTGCTTGCTATCTGGTTCAAGAAGAACGAGTTTGCCTCAATGTCCGGAGTCCTGCTCGCAATAGGGAACATCGGCGCCCTCAGCGCTGCAGGTCCCCTTGCCATAATGGCAGCTGCTTTTGGAGACTGGCAGAAAGTCTTCCTGATGCTGGGCCTTTTTTCCGTACTGCTTGCAGTAGCAATCTTTGTGCTTGTAAAGGACAAACCCGAAGAGATGGGCTGTCCGACTATTCCGGAAATCGAAGCCTACGAAAAAGGTGAAAGATACATTCCTCCAAAAGCCGTTGAAAAGATTCCAATGGGAGAAGCCCTCAGGCAGACTTTCAGCTCCGGGATGAAGTTCTGGCCCCTATCCATCTGGTTCTTCTTCATGTACGGAAGCCTCATGGTCTATCAGGGCCTGTGGGGAGGCCCCTTTTTCAGGGATGTTCTAGGCTGGGACCAGGGGACCTATGCAGGTATCCTCTCCTTCATAGCAATAGGCATGATCTTCGGCTGCCCTATTGCAGGCTACCTCTCGGATAAAGTGCTCAAGTCCAGAAAGAAAGTCCTCATCGCAGGCACTGCAGTATACATAGTGCTCTGGGGAGTCATCTGGTCCCAGGCAGGAAACATTACCAGCACCACTGCATACACCCTCATCCACTTCCTCTTCGGGTTCTTTGGAGGTTTCTTCATCGTATCCTATGCCCAGATAAAAGAATGGTTCCCTGCATCGATTGTGGGGACTGCAACAGGGGCATACAATATCTTCCCCTTCCTTGGAGGGGCAATCTTCATGACCTTAACCGGGAAGATGATGGAAGTCTCGGACGGGGCTGTTGCTTCCGTAGCCCAGTATAAATCCGTCTGGCTTCTCATGTTCGCCTGCATGGTCTTTGCCTTCCTTTGCCTGCTGGTCTCAAAAGAAAAAGGCGCAGAAAACACTGCTACCCCCGTAAAAATTACAGAAGCCGGGGAAGTACCTGTCGGGTCACAGAGATAA
- a CDS encoding 4Fe-4S binding protein, producing the protein MQDDMRLPVFAEKKDRQLIYKPERCIGCGTCVQACPKGILAVGAVGAVVRGLLDANFLEMKEREECIACGICARVCPTGALELRQEGKTLNDRSYIFEAMKPTTVNERCVHCGLCEDICPQGCIEVTREISPDGKLKLVGKTDIDTECCVHCGWCAAVCPVNAIVVEKPFEGRWTGSEDTCQTCHTCVETCPTNAIFNKKAKPGEKVEKISHRPDACIYCGACAVSCPVNAIDVRKTAILPDVEKKSVLEKKLLEAPVPEALLRTRLETDEYACLGCGNCVIVCPVNALYSRELASGYLNDMDEKALLEVKNGIISVVNQDVCGADGACAMICPVNAIWLVKREVK; encoded by the coding sequence ATGCAAGATGATATGCGATTGCCTGTCTTTGCAGAAAAAAAAGACAGACAGCTGATTTATAAGCCTGAAAGATGCATTGGTTGCGGGACCTGTGTACAGGCATGCCCTAAAGGTATCCTGGCAGTGGGGGCTGTGGGAGCTGTGGTAAGAGGGTTATTGGATGCGAATTTTCTGGAAATGAAGGAACGTGAAGAATGTATTGCCTGTGGTATTTGTGCGAGAGTCTGTCCCACCGGGGCTCTTGAGTTGAGACAGGAAGGAAAAACCCTCAATGACAGATCCTATATTTTTGAAGCTATGAAACCAACAACAGTAAACGAAAGATGCGTTCACTGCGGGCTTTGCGAAGATATCTGCCCTCAGGGCTGTATTGAGGTAACCAGGGAGATTTCACCCGACGGAAAGCTGAAGCTTGTCGGAAAAACCGATATCGATACAGAGTGCTGCGTCCACTGCGGCTGGTGTGCTGCTGTCTGTCCTGTTAACGCCATTGTTGTGGAAAAGCCCTTTGAAGGACGCTGGACCGGGAGCGAGGATACCTGCCAGACCTGTCACACCTGTGTGGAAACTTGTCCTACAAATGCCATTTTCAATAAAAAAGCCAAACCCGGAGAAAAAGTCGAAAAGATCAGTCACCGCCCTGATGCATGTATTTACTGTGGAGCCTGTGCGGTTTCCTGTCCTGTAAATGCTATTGATGTCAGAAAAACTGCAATTCTGCCGGATGTGGAGAAAAAGAGTGTTCTTGAGAAAAAGCTGCTTGAAGCCCCTGTTCCTGAGGCTCTGCTCCGCACTCGCCTTGAAACGGATGAGTATGCGTGCCTGGGCTGTGGAAACTGTGTGATTGTCTGCCCTGTAAATGCCCTTTATAGCCGTGAACTTGCTTCTGGGTACCTGAACGATATGGACGAAAAAGCTCTCCTTGAGGTTAAGAACGGCATAATTTCGGTCGTAAACCAGGACGTGTGCGGAGCAGATGGAGCCTGCGCCATGATCTGTCCCGTTAATGCTATCTGGCTTGTGAAAAGAGAGGTGAAATAA
- a CDS encoding formylmethanofuran dehydrogenase subunit C, whose translation MTEGVLINKMTETGKSAGEMEEVTLIPNKAIDIKLEADVITPDSFAGKSAEEIGMLSVWQGPTTYPLSDFFEVTGNAGSSAAETLIRIKGDAMRIKRIGEGMSAGKIEIEGSAGMHVGTGMKGGEIVVYGDADSWAGMEMLGGLLHIKGNAGDHVGCAYRGKWHGMKGGCIIIEGSARHQLGGGMDGGEILVEGNVEGFCGIRQNGGLIVVKGGALRTVGVEMAGGTIVVGGKIQRFSPGFEFVSMENKVTSGETEIIGEFKKFTGDYAISKRAKGALYVSADANPEL comes from the coding sequence ATGACAGAGGGAGTACTTATTAATAAAATGACCGAAACCGGAAAAAGTGCCGGAGAAATGGAAGAAGTAACGCTTATTCCTAATAAAGCAATTGACATTAAACTGGAAGCAGACGTGATTACTCCTGACTCCTTTGCAGGCAAAAGTGCAGAAGAAATAGGAATGCTTTCCGTCTGGCAGGGACCTACGACCTATCCTCTTTCCGATTTCTTTGAAGTAACAGGCAATGCAGGCAGTTCTGCCGCCGAGACCCTGATCCGCATAAAAGGCGATGCAATGAGGATCAAAAGGATCGGAGAAGGCATGAGTGCAGGCAAAATTGAAATTGAGGGTTCTGCAGGTATGCATGTCGGGACCGGAATGAAAGGAGGCGAGATCGTCGTTTACGGAGATGCCGATTCCTGGGCTGGCATGGAAATGCTTGGCGGGCTCCTGCACATCAAGGGCAATGCCGGGGACCATGTGGGCTGTGCTTACAGAGGCAAGTGGCACGGCATGAAAGGCGGGTGCATAATTATCGAAGGGTCGGCCCGGCACCAGCTCGGAGGCGGCATGGACGGCGGCGAAATTCTTGTGGAAGGCAATGTTGAAGGCTTCTGCGGGATTCGCCAGAACGGCGGGCTCATTGTCGTAAAAGGCGGGGCTCTCCGCACAGTGGGAGTAGAAATGGCAGGCGGAACCATAGTTGTAGGGGGTAAAATTCAGCGCTTCTCCCCGGGTTTCGAATTTGTGTCCATGGAAAACAAAGTCACTTCGGGTGAGACTGAGATAATAGGCGAGTTCAAGAAGTTCACAGGGGACTATGCGATCAGCAAGAGGGCAAAAGGAGCTCTCTATGTGTCTGCAGACGCAAACCCGGAGCTCTGA
- a CDS encoding molybdopterin dinucleotide binding domain-containing protein, whose protein sequence is MEVLLITGSTIDEGKLAKGGDKFTDEYTMECASCWISPVDFVSLCSPEKVKVTSRDGKHSIVVYAKCTDSVQPGQVFMPRAIWSNVIIDPDTLSTGSPLYKGAPVTIEPTEEEVLSAEDVVLKVYVGGQ, encoded by the coding sequence ATGGAAGTATTACTCATTACCGGAAGTACGATTGACGAAGGCAAGCTTGCCAAAGGCGGGGACAAGTTCACGGATGAGTACACCATGGAGTGTGCATCCTGCTGGATTTCTCCTGTGGATTTCGTGTCCCTATGTTCCCCTGAAAAAGTAAAAGTAACAAGCAGGGACGGGAAACATTCGATTGTTGTTTATGCGAAATGTACGGATTCGGTCCAGCCGGGACAGGTGTTCATGCCGAGGGCTATCTGGTCGAACGTTATCATCGATCCCGACACCCTTTCTACGGGCTCTCCTCTCTATAAGGGCGCCCCTGTAACAATCGAGCCCACTGAAGAAGAGGTTCTCAGCGCCGAAGATGTAGTGTTGAAAGTTTATGTCGGAGGGCAATAA
- a CDS encoding DUF1699 family protein, with product MGEKNTRLRVVSSREEIFTLNPNERLVHLAFRPSNKDIFGLVETCPKIEVIQLPKSYIATVSRSIEMFLQMQHIQLLEGDVWGHRKDINEYYAIPSSAIEKIKELKSEGKSAEEIERKVSRESKLNPGMVAYLLTKETPA from the coding sequence GTGGGGGAGAAAAACACGAGGCTAAGAGTAGTCAGTTCCAGAGAAGAAATATTTACACTTAATCCGAATGAGCGTCTTGTTCACCTGGCATTCAGACCTTCGAATAAGGACATCTTTGGATTGGTTGAAACATGTCCGAAGATTGAGGTCATTCAGCTACCTAAATCTTATATAGCTACTGTTTCAAGATCTATAGAGATGTTCCTGCAGATGCAGCACATCCAGCTTCTCGAAGGAGACGTCTGGGGACACAGGAAAGATATAAACGAATATTACGCAATTCCGTCTTCAGCGATTGAAAAGATTAAGGAATTGAAAAGCGAAGGCAAGTCCGCTGAGGAGATTGAGAGAAAGGTTTCACGAGAAAGCAAGCTGAATCCTGGAATGGTCGCTTATCTCCTGACAAAGGAAACTCCTGCTTGA
- a CDS encoding DHH family phosphoesterase, giving the protein MTDNKRTILIYYHDDNDGYCAAAVAGNCYDRNEFAIKFVAINYGKESWNKEEIGAAEKVWLLDFTSDKMDEFVKVCGPKLTWIDHHKTAIEKFPELWNSSNIPGIRSIEKAACVLTWEYAHPETLSPPAAVAYIGDKDMWRFEYDETRAFSAGFSLMVKTPEDPAWEVLLGSGPECKDTVNKMISLGELLLESQNYKLQKAFERGVDCTFHNWRARLVNTTGSISELGEFVYRKPEYDIAIMWQAVEDMVVFSLRSDSGNPDSPDCAEIAQQYGGGGHRNAAGFQKKNMDFPRLLFC; this is encoded by the coding sequence ATGACAGATAATAAACGCACGATTTTAATTTATTATCACGATGATAATGACGGATACTGTGCAGCCGCTGTTGCTGGAAATTGCTATGACCGAAATGAATTTGCCATAAAGTTTGTTGCTATAAATTACGGCAAGGAATCCTGGAATAAAGAGGAAATAGGGGCAGCTGAGAAAGTGTGGCTTCTTGATTTTACAAGCGATAAAATGGATGAATTCGTAAAGGTTTGCGGGCCTAAACTGACATGGATAGATCATCACAAAACTGCCATCGAGAAATTTCCTGAGCTCTGGAATTCGAGCAATATTCCGGGAATCAGGTCTATTGAAAAAGCAGCCTGTGTACTTACTTGGGAGTACGCGCATCCCGAAACTCTCTCACCTCCTGCAGCTGTTGCCTATATCGGGGACAAAGATATGTGGAGGTTTGAATACGATGAGACCCGAGCTTTTAGCGCTGGCTTCAGTCTGATGGTAAAAACTCCTGAGGATCCGGCATGGGAAGTGCTTCTTGGTTCTGGGCCCGAATGCAAGGATACTGTAAATAAAATGATATCTCTCGGTGAATTGCTCCTGGAATCTCAAAATTACAAGCTTCAGAAAGCATTCGAACGCGGGGTAGATTGCACTTTCCATAACTGGAGAGCCAGGCTTGTGAACACTACCGGAAGTATCTCCGAGCTTGGAGAATTCGTCTACAGGAAGCCTGAATATGATATTGCTATCATGTGGCAGGCTGTGGAAGATATGGTGGTATTCAGTCTGAGGTCAGATTCGGGAAATCCTGATTCCCCCGATTGTGCCGAAATTGCTCAGCAATACGGAGGTGGGGGGCACAGGAACGCTGCAGGGTTCCAAAAAAAGAATATGGATTTTCCACGTCTGCTTTTTTGTTAG
- a CDS encoding EFR1 family ferrodoxin (N-terminal region resembles flavodoxins. C-terminal ferrodoxin region binds two 4Fe-4S clusters.) — translation MSRKIRKVKIAYFSGTGSTARVADTLQKELERRGVSVIRSEIRAGNLPFGDKEDLLVLLFAVHAFNAPGVVYQWIDSLSDNNEIVPVAVISVSGGGDITPNTACRVSSIRKLEKKNYRVVYEKMIVMPSNWVVKTDDMLAIRLLGILPSKVERIADDLLAGVVCRTGPKFIDRIFSMFGELEKKGTKFFGERIQVNENCSGCGWCEKKCPANNISILEGKPVFGMDCFLCLKCIYGCPGKALSAGAFKFIILKEGYDLKEIEKRMEGIRPFPVEDLAKGFLWKGVKKYLLED, via the coding sequence ATGTCGCGAAAAATCCGTAAAGTCAAAATAGCCTACTTTTCCGGAACCGGAAGCACAGCTCGGGTTGCCGATACTCTCCAGAAGGAACTGGAGAGGCGTGGGGTATCTGTTATCAGGTCCGAGATAAGGGCCGGAAATCTCCCCTTCGGAGATAAAGAGGACCTTCTGGTACTATTATTCGCTGTACATGCTTTCAATGCTCCTGGGGTTGTATATCAGTGGATTGACAGCCTTTCTGATAACAATGAAATCGTTCCAGTGGCTGTAATATCCGTTTCTGGAGGTGGGGATATAACCCCCAACACAGCTTGCCGAGTAAGCTCTATACGCAAACTGGAGAAAAAGAACTACCGGGTTGTTTATGAAAAGATGATAGTTATGCCTTCAAACTGGGTGGTGAAAACCGATGATATGCTGGCTATCCGGCTGCTTGGTATCCTGCCTTCAAAGGTTGAGCGTATAGCTGATGACCTGCTAGCAGGTGTTGTGTGCAGAACCGGGCCTAAGTTCATAGACCGCATATTCTCCATGTTTGGGGAGCTGGAAAAAAAAGGGACCAAATTCTTTGGGGAAAGAATTCAGGTAAATGAGAACTGCAGTGGCTGCGGCTGGTGTGAAAAAAAATGCCCTGCAAACAACATCAGCATATTGGAAGGAAAACCGGTCTTTGGAATGGATTGTTTTCTATGCTTAAAGTGTATTTACGGCTGTCCCGGGAAAGCCCTTAGTGCAGGGGCATTCAAATTCATCATCCTGAAGGAGGGGTATGATCTCAAGGAAATCGAAAAGAGAATGGAAGGAATCCGACCGTTTCCGGTAGAGGATCTGGCGAAGGGATTTCTCTGGAAAGGGGTAAAAAAATACTTACTTGAAGATTGA